AAATTTCGTAACTGAATATACGATGGCTGATAAGGGGCATTAGATGCTTGATCATTTGGAGGTGTTTTATCATCATTACTTTCCGATATACCGTCAACTTTTTTTACTTGAGGTTCTTTTTGGTTAGCCATAGAATCTTTCCCTAGCTTTTCTTCGCTTTTACTTGTTTTTATTTCATTCGAAAATTTTGAAATCTCTTCACTCATCTCTTTGACTGTTTGATTAAGTACGGATAATTGAAGAGCAAATTGTTTAAACTGTTCTTCATATATTTCACTTTGTACATAATGTTTTCCATCGAACGTATTGGTGAAATCTTCAATATTAGATATTTGCATTTTTAGTGCATCAAATTCCCTCTTTATAATTAGATAATCATCAGAGTAATTCCCCATTTTTAATGTCAGTAAAGCACCTCTATATCCTGAAATTTTCTGTTTTAACTTCTCAATTTCGTGAAGAGTAGTATTCGACGAAGAATCTTCCATTGTAATTCACTCCTTTTTAGTACACATCTATATGTATGTTATTGAAGTGAGTTACTGTATGTTACACCGTAAACAATAAGCAGGAATCTTTACTTATTAAGGAATTACTGCTTTCAACAAGATCATTTTTTCCATATTCCCATAATTATTTAAATCCCTTAATCAAACTATTTCTTTGCCTATACAATTAGCTAGGGGACGTCATAATATACAAACGAAAGATAAAATATTTGGAGGTGTTTAAAAAATGCAAGAACAAATGCCATCTCATGCAAAGGAATTAATTTGCATCAATGTCGAAAAAGTTTACGATTGGGTTGTCAAAGATCTGTCATTCGAAATTTTCCCAACGAGTCCAATTAAATTCAAAAATTTACCAGACTGCACAAGAGCGTCTGACGTGGTTAGCGTCACATGCCAAATATGTCCATCATCAACTGATCCTGTTGTTATTAAGAATCGTGAAAATCGTACGTTTACAATTGACGGATCATCCGTTCGCTTACAGCAGCTTACAATTCAAAAGAACTTTGAAGTAACGATCTGTGTTACTCTAACAAATGGAATGACGTACAAAAGCTGCCCTTTCACTTATTCACGCAATGAACATGTTGTAATGTGTGCACCAAAAGGAACAAATGTAGACGTTACTTATACAGAGCTTGACTGCTTCGTATCCTCTACAGGTTCAATAACTAATATTCATGACGATAAAATCACGTTTTCAAATTTAGTGCTGTCAATTTCAGTGTGTCAAAGCATCCAATCTACATTCCCAGTAACAGTCGAGTTTTTAGCAAATTACTGTGAACCAAGAGCAGATATATCATCTACTTGCTCGCCACCTTCTCGACCAGATAATTGTTCGATAGTCTTTCCATAGTATTTGTAAGCTGTGCTAATTCTAACTTAATGGTCATAAAATAAAGAAAGGGGAATCCCTTTCTTTATTTTGCTTACATAAGCAAATGCAATGCATATTCTTAAATTCCCCATAAGGAGGAGTAAATTTGGCAATGTCCCAGAGCCATCTAGAAGTAAAGATTAATACACTTCAAAAGCAAACTAAATCCTATCTACGAGAAATAAAAGAACATATCGAGAAGCTTCCGAAATCTCAAAATATTAATATAATAAGTTATTTTACTTCTTCTCTAAATATTTCCCATAAGCTTGAACAAGAAAGCATATGTTTGGGCTCTTATCATATTTACAATATCGGTAATGAACCAATACTTAATCCATATATATCTATTATAATACCGGAGAACTCCCCGTTTTCTTTTACCGGTAGATATGTTCGTGAAGAATTCAGCCAAAGTTTTAAGGGACCAATTGATTGGATACGCTTAGCAAATAGCACAAACAAAAATGAATTTCTGCTGAAACCGCTTAGTAAAATGGAGCTTAAACCGAATGAAATTATCTCATTTTCAAATTTTCAAATTAAGTGGTTACCAAACGAATCATACTCAGGTAGTATTACCGGTTTTACCTATTGTGATCAATTTCAAGATGGCATAGCTGCGGTCAACCCCATCAATCTGAGTGTCATCAGCCTTGGACAGGAGGAATAGCCTTGAATCACTTTGACGAAGAAGAGCATGTTGGGGCCATACCAATAGAAGAAATTTTAAGACAATTTACAAAAGAACACTTTTCCGATTTAAAACATCAAGAAAATAATAATAGCTTTATGTTTTTAGAAAAAAGTTCCCTGAATTTATTATTAACTTTTCTATTATCGAAAACACAAACTGAACCACCTACAACTCCCGAAATAAATGACGAACTACAGGCTAAAAGTAAGGCGTTAGAATTAAAGGCTATAGAAGAAATTGATCAATTAATTAATGATAATGAAAAGGAATTTCAAGCCATCCTTCGTTTATTAAAAGAAATTACTTGATTGGAGGGATAAACCGTAGCAAACGAAAGCCTTCAAAATAAAGACACGCTTCAATTACAACAAATGATCATCTTTTTGAAATCTGAACTTGTGAAATCTCAAAATGAAATCGATAAATTTCAAAAGAATGATTACTATTCCTTGGCCATTAGTCTTGAACAGGAAAATAACCTATTAACCAATCAGAAAAAAGAACTGTCGAGGGAACTTCTCAATTTAAAGAGAACTTTTGAAAAGGAAATGAATAAACTTCACGAGGATATTCAATCTCGTGAAAATCAGAGACTAAAATTAATCTCGTCTATTAGGGCGTTAGTACAAAAGAAAAATGAATTGCTAGAAGAAAATAAAAAGTTAACAAAGACCATTAAAGAAACTCGGAAAGAAGAAGTGGTCCTGCCTAACCTTCACTCACCGGAACACATTGCAAAAGGCTATGTAAAAGCAATTGAAAATATCGACAATACCTTACACGATTTTATCCAAAAAAATTCTCAGCAGCTGACTTTAATAAATGATGAATTGTTAAAAAATAGAAGTGAAGTTATCGATATTAATCTATATTTATTAAAAGAGATAAAAAATAAAAGCAATAAAATAGATATGCTCATGCGTGAAATTGAAGATCTAAAAGAACAACATTATAAACAGCTTCTATCCTTCTTAGATAACAAACCTACCGATAGTTCCGCGGCTCTCCCACAGTTAGATACTCCAGTACAAAAAGAATTATCTCAAGCAACAAACTTCGAAGATCAGCTAGACGAAAAATTACGTATACTAGATGATTTGGAGAGCGAACTGAATCAACTTGCTAAAAAGGTTGATAAGCATAAAGTCGACAATTAAATTAAAGAAGGTATTTATTATTAGATACTACTCATGATGAGTATTCCCTAATACAAAATTTGGAATAAAGTACATTTATCTAATATAATCCGTTCTGCTACGCTACGGGGGACGCTTTCCTGAGGGCGTGGCTACAACTAACTTGTATGTGCCTCTTACGGTGGCACATACAAGTGGATTTTCCGCGCACGCTTAATCCTCTAGGAGTCGCCCCCTTCACTTCGCGGCACTCTACTATAAAGTTAAAATTGGTTTCTATTACAAAGAACTTGAATAAAATGTGAATCTAGCTCTGTTATTGAAATAAAGTAAAAATTTTTCTAATAATGATTTTATTTTTGACGCAATAAAAGTAGCTAATTTTATTAGTGTAGCTAACCTTTAACCAAAGTTTCAATATTAATACAGAGCAATATTTTATTCAGCACCGCCGCCTCGCGATAGCGCAAGCGGCAACATTGGACTCTTTTACCTTTACTAAAACGTAACATTTTAATTTGGTGGGCCTTGCATGCGGCATTAAAGACAGTAGTATGGACACGTACCACGTGGCCATAACGCTGTCATGCCGTAGCCCTCCCAAAATAAGTAGATTGCACTTAATCCATTTTCTGTTAGTAAATTCACTCAATATTAGATACTAATAAAAGGGCGATACTTTTTACGTATCGCCCCTCTTAAATTATTTAAAAGTTCTCCAGCCAATGTCGCTACGGAAGAAGAAGCTAGTCCATTCTTTTTTTGCAAGCTCTGCATATACTTTCTCTTGGGCTTCTTTTAAATTTGCTGCTTCCGCTGCTACTAATAGCACTCGTCCGCCATTTCCTACATATTGACCATCGACTAGCTTTGTACCTGCGTGATATACCGGTAATCCCAAATCAGTCAACTCTGGCAATTTATTTCCTTTCACAACATCTCCAGGATACCCTTCTGCTGCTACAACAACACCAAGCATCGCTTCTTCCTTCCACTTTAAAGCAAATGGCTTTTCTGTCATTAAGCTCATCATAAATTCACCGAAATCCGATGCCATACGTGGTAATACTACTTGCGTTTCAGGGTCGCCGAAGCGTGCGTTGAATTCAATTACCTTTGGACCTTTTGAAGTTAAAATTAAGCCGGCATATAGAATTCCTGTAAACGATACCCCTTCAGCTTCCATTGCTTTTACGGTTGGCTCAACGATTGTGTCATACGCAACTTTTACAATGTCTTCTGAAATTTGTGGTACTGGTGAATACGCACCCATACCGCCCGTATTTGGTCCTTTATCACCGTCATACGCTCGCTTATGATCCTGTGCGATAACCATCGGATAAATTTGACCTTTATGTACAAATGACATAAAGCTGAACTCCTCACCATCAAGGAATTCCTCAATTACGACGCGAGATGAAGAATCACCAAAGCGTTGATTACCAATCATATCTTCAACCGCTTCAATTGCTTCTTGCTCTGTCATTGCCACGATTACGCCTTTACCAGCAGCTAAACCATCTGCCTTAATAACGATTGGCGCACCTTGTTCTTTAATATAGGCAACTGCCTTGTCTGCTTCTGTAAAAGTTTCATGCGCAGCCGTCGGAATGCCGTACTTGTTCATAATTTCCTTTGCATAGGATTTCGAGCCTTCAATTTGTGCTGCTGCTTTTGTTGGACCGAATATAACTAAGCCTTGCTCATTGAAGTAATCAACAATGCCTTCCGCTAATGGTTGTTCAGGACCAACGAATGTTAAAGCTACTTTATTTTCCTTTGCAAAGTCAGCTAATTTTGCGAAATCTAATGCATCGATTGCTACGATTTCTGCGTCTTGCTTCATACCGTCATTACCTGGTGCGACAAAAACTTTTTCTACTGATGGTGCGTTGTTAAATTGTTTAGCGATTGCATGCTCGCGACCGCCACTACCGATTACAAGAATGTTCATATATGAGCTCTCCTTCTAATGAAAAATTGGTAATAAAAAAACGCCCGCCAAAAATTAGGCGAGCGTTTTTCATTAATGGTCGTTGACACTGCGCTACCCGACCAAAAGTAGCACTGTGCTTATTACAATCAATGATCATTTGTTATCAACGGTGCATCCCCCGGCCAAAGTTGATGCAAGTTAATAATTATATTTTTCCGATGAGGACCCGGCCAAGAATCGCTACATCGTCTTATTTATCCCTCTTCCGGCCAGAAAGAAGAATAAATAATGCATTTGCAAACGCTTCTGCTAACGTCCGGCCAGAACATTAGCGAAACATTATTCTATTATAAAGCTATAGTAAAAATTTCGCCACTAAATTTACTTCAGATATCAAGTTTTGTGCATACTTCACAAATTAGTGTTTAAAGTGACGAACACCTGTGAACACCATTGTAATACCTGCTTTGTTTGCAGCATCAATTGAATCTTGATCTTTAATTGAGCCACCTGGTTGGATAATTGCTGTAATACCTGCTGCAATTGCTGCTTCTACAGTATCCGCCATTGGGAAGAATGCATCCGATGCAAGTGCTGCGCCTTTTGCTTTTTCGCCCGCTTGTTCGAATGCGATTTTTGCCGCACCTACACGATTCATCTGACCAGCGCCAACACCTAACGTCATTTGCTTGTCTGTTACAACGATTGCATTTGATTTTACATGTTTTACAACTGCCCAGCCAAGTTGTAACGCTTCCCACTCTTCTTCTGTTGGTTCGCGATCTGTTACAACTTTAATGTCTGCATTCCCAAAGCCAAAACGGTCTGGCTCTTGAACAAGTAGACCACCTTCAACTGATACAACGTTGAACTCGTCTTGTTTCGCTTGTGCAAAGTCGATTGTTAATAGGCGAATGTTTTTCTTCGCTTGTAAAATTTCTAATGCTTCTGCTGTAAAGCTTGGCGCAATGATAATTTCTAAGAAAATGCCTGATAATTTTTCTGCAGTCGCTTTATCCACTTCCATGTTTAGTGCAATAATGCCACCAAAAATTGAAGTTGAATCTGCTTCGTATGCTTTATCGAATGCTTCTTCAATTGTTACACCTGTACCTACACCACAAGGATTCATATGCTTTACCGCTACGGCTGCTGGCATTTCGAATTCTTTTACGATTTGAAGCGCTGCATTTGCATCTTGAATATTGTTGTACGATAACTCTTTACCGTGTAATTGCGTTGCATAGGCAATCGAGAAGTCCGAGCCTAAACGTTTTGCGTAGAACGCTGCTTTTTGGTGAGGGTTTTCACCGTAGCGCAATGTTTGTTTTAACTCATACGTTAATGTT
This portion of the Solibacillus daqui genome encodes:
- the purD gene encoding phosphoribosylamine--glycine ligase produces the protein MNILVIGSGGREHAIAKQFNNAPSVEKVFVAPGNDGMKQDAEIVAIDALDFAKLADFAKENKVALTFVGPEQPLAEGIVDYFNEQGLVIFGPTKAAAQIEGSKSYAKEIMNKYGIPTAAHETFTEADKAVAYIKEQGAPIVIKADGLAAGKGVIVAMTEQEAIEAVEDMIGNQRFGDSSSRVVIEEFLDGEEFSFMSFVHKGQIYPMVIAQDHKRAYDGDKGPNTGGMGAYSPVPQISEDIVKVAYDTIVEPTVKAMEAEGVSFTGILYAGLILTSKGPKVIEFNARFGDPETQVVLPRMASDFGEFMMSLMTEKPFALKWKEEAMLGVVVAAEGYPGDVVKGNKLPELTDLGLPVYHAGTKLVDGQYVGNGGRVLLVAAEAANLKEAQEKVYAELAKKEWTSFFFRSDIGWRTFK
- the purH gene encoding bifunctional phosphoribosylaminoimidazolecarboxamide formyltransferase/IMP cyclohydrolase → MTKRALISVSDKNGILEFAKELVALGYEVLSTGGTKKLLQDNNVPVTAVDEVTKFPEILDGRVKTLNPMIHGGLLGKFDEPSHVAQMEQHGIEPIEIVCVNLYPFVETISKPNVSWDDAIENIDIGGPTMLRSAAKNHDYVTVIVDSTDYATVLEELKADGKTTLETRRRLAAKVFRHTAAYDSYISNHLTSAIGEEFPENLTLTYELKQTLRYGENPHQKAAFYAKRLGSDFSIAYATQLHGKELSYNNIQDANAALQIVKEFEMPAAVAVKHMNPCGVGTGVTIEEAFDKAYEADSTSIFGGIIALNMEVDKATAEKLSGIFLEIIIAPSFTAEALEILQAKKNIRLLTIDFAQAKQDEFNVVSVEGGLLVQEPDRFGFGNADIKVVTDREPTEEEWEALQLGWAVVKHVKSNAIVVTDKQMTLGVGAGQMNRVGAAKIAFEQAGEKAKGAALASDAFFPMADTVEAAIAAGITAIIQPGGSIKDQDSIDAANKAGITMVFTGVRHFKH
- a CDS encoding multidrug ABC transporter ATPase — translated: MKSELVKSQNEIDKFQKNDYYSLAISLEQENNLLTNQKKELSRELLNLKRTFEKEMNKLHEDIQSRENQRLKLISSIRALVQKKNELLEENKKLTKTIKETRKEEVVLPNLHSPEHIAKGYVKAIENIDNTLHDFIQKNSQQLTLINDELLKNRSEVIDINLYLLKEIKNKSNKIDMLMREIEDLKEQHYKQLLSFLDNKPTDSSAALPQLDTPVQKELSQATNFEDQLDEKLRILDDLESELNQLAKKVDKHKVDN